In Zingiber officinale cultivar Zhangliang unplaced genomic scaffold, Zo_v1.1 ctg233, whole genome shotgun sequence, a single genomic region encodes these proteins:
- the LOC122037101 gene encoding protein transport protein SFT2-like produces the protein MVLMPQKFAICFTLGCASIVGSFFALKGPKNQLKHMSSRERLPFTLGFVGSMVGTIYVSMVLHSYILSVLFSVLQVLALAYYAISYFPGGSAGLRFLSATMTSSILRCFGR, from the exons ATGGTGCTGATGCCTCAGAAGTTTGCCATCTGTTTTACTTTGGGGTGTGCATCTATTGTTGGATCTTTCTTTGCTCTTAAAGGCCCCAAGAATCAGCTCAAGCACATGTCTTCAAGGGAG AGACTTCCTTTCACTTTGGGATTTGTTGGCAGTATGGTTGGCACCATTTATGTGTCAATGGTGCTTCATAGCTACATTCTGTCGGTTCTATTCTCTGTCTTACAG GTTCTTGCACTTGCATACTATGCAATCTCATATTTTCCTGGAGGATCTGCTGGCCTGCGGTTCCTTTCAGCAACGATGACATCCTCAATACTCCGATGCTTCGGAAGATAA
- the LOC122037107 gene encoding uncharacterized protein LOC122037107 isoform X2, whose protein sequence is MELEMPVFVDTSLGTRLALSAPGSITARDLKRKLKCEHILCFPTLGEIIVHSLMVKQKTNLYHIPDSMFIREACCGSRSAWFLQMNASLLTDITLQQIESPPSINHRRQKISHQGESVCPNSKIMSASSNDPNNISTCCKVSDQSLRSEVQGFSTLNDRKSPNVTKIVKLGENIQVNAVAKEAVDTSKTCKSVNSDVDSAKKVFQRGETWLSEHPSKGGEKMNSSPIKEVPSANCSEEISVSGLILRYFCDNDEVNASKIWQKLGRQTVSDVYDSNCIEETSFAMKHGQYSAEERASNEIPACSVNSSASETKFSSSRGCKTAIIVKHDPTFDDDEISHGVIANVKKTNRCCIRQAENSLSGANKHQRLSRRRVNRKLAPLTPQSISKIRRSPFNKHSITFNCNRYEVGKHLVLAAKRISPSVGAQISPMFHSISRCGNVCALNSTLIPKRCVFEISDSDH, encoded by the exons ATGGAACTCGAAATGCCTGTCTTCGTCGACACCAGCCTCGGCACTCGTCTCGCCCTGTCCGCCCCCGGTAGCATCACGGCTCGAGACCTCAAAC GTAAGCTCAAGTGTGAGCATATTTTGTGTTTTCCAACCTTAGGAGAAATCATTGTCCATTCCCTCATG GTAAAGCAAAAAACGAATTTATATCATATTCCCGATTCAATGTTTATAAGGGAAGCCTGTTGTGGATCGCGATCTGCTTGGTTTCTTCAAATGAATGCATCCCTATTGACTGACATAACTTTGCAACAAATAGAATCACCTCCCTCTATAAACCACAGAAGACAAAAAATTTCTCATCAGGGTGAAAGTGTCTGTCCAAATTCCAAAATAATGTCAGCTTCAAGTAACGATCCCAACAACATCTCAACATGTTGCAAAGTTTCTGATCAATCCTTGCGCTCTGAAGTACAAGGATTCTCAACTCTGAATGACAGAAAAAGTCCTAATGTAACTAAGATAGTGAAATTAGGAGAAAACATTCAAGTGAATGCTGTTGCAAAGGAGGCTGTGGACACTTCTAAAACCTGCAAATCTGTAAATTCTGATGTGGATTCTGCAAAGAAGGTGTTTCAAAGGGGCGAAACTTGGCTATCAGAACACCCATCAAAAGGTGGGGAAAAGATGAATTCTTCACCAATTAAAGAGGTTCCTAGTGCCAACTGTTCAGAGGAAATCTCTGTTAGTGGTCTTATTTTGAGATATTTCTGTGACAATGACGAAGTGAATGCTTCCAAAATTTGGCAAAAATTAGGGAGACAGACTGTTTCAGATGTTTATGATTCTAATTGTATCGAAGAAACCAGTTTTGCAATGAAACATGGACAGTACTCGGCTGAGGAAAGAGCCTCGAATGAAATCCCAGCTTGTTCTGTCAATAGCAGTGCATCAGAAACAAAATTTTCTTCTTCTCGGGGCTGTAAAACTGCAATAATTGTCAAGCATGATCCAACTTTTGACGACGATGAGATCTCACATGGTGTTATTGCAAATGTAAAGAAAACCAATAGGTGCTGCATTCGCCAAGCAGAAAATAGTTTGTCGGGAGCAAACAAACATCAAAGGCTGAGTAGACGACGAGTCAATAGAAAACTTGCTCCTTTGACACCTCAGTCTATATCAAAGATTCGTCGATCACCATTCAACAAGCATAGTATAACTTTTAACTGCAACAGATATGAAGTCGGGAAGCACCTTGTCCTAGCAGCAAAGAGGATATCTCCCTCTGTCGGCGCACAAATTTCACCAATGTTTCACTCCATCTCTAGGTGTGGAAATGTTTGTGCACTCAATTCAACTCTGATTCCGAAAAGATGTGTGTTTGAGATAAGTGATTCTGATCATTGA
- the LOC122037107 gene encoding uncharacterized protein LOC122037107 isoform X1 — MCRSTVLDSRVHPSLTWNVTSTGFLDFDLTRRLHIICHINDIDDGKLKCEHILCFPTLGEIIVHSLMVKQKTNLYHIPDSMFIREACCGSRSAWFLQMNASLLTDITLQQIESPPSINHRRQKISHQGESVCPNSKIMSASSNDPNNISTCCKVSDQSLRSEVQGFSTLNDRKSPNVTKIVKLGENIQVNAVAKEAVDTSKTCKSVNSDVDSAKKVFQRGETWLSEHPSKGGEKMNSSPIKEVPSANCSEEISVSGLILRYFCDNDEVNASKIWQKLGRQTVSDVYDSNCIEETSFAMKHGQYSAEERASNEIPACSVNSSASETKFSSSRGCKTAIIVKHDPTFDDDEISHGVIANVKKTNRCCIRQAENSLSGANKHQRLSRRRVNRKLAPLTPQSISKIRRSPFNKHSITFNCNRYEVGKHLVLAAKRISPSVGAQISPMFHSISRCGNVCALNSTLIPKRCVFEISDSDH, encoded by the exons ATGTGTCGATCGACTGTGCTGGATTCGAGGGTTCACCCCTCCTTGACTTGGAATGTCACGTCAACCGGATTTCTTGACTTTGACCTGACTCGGAGGCTCCACATCATCTGCCATATCAATGACATTGACGATG GTAAGCTCAAGTGTGAGCATATTTTGTGTTTTCCAACCTTAGGAGAAATCATTGTCCATTCCCTCATG GTAAAGCAAAAAACGAATTTATATCATATTCCCGATTCAATGTTTATAAGGGAAGCCTGTTGTGGATCGCGATCTGCTTGGTTTCTTCAAATGAATGCATCCCTATTGACTGACATAACTTTGCAACAAATAGAATCACCTCCCTCTATAAACCACAGAAGACAAAAAATTTCTCATCAGGGTGAAAGTGTCTGTCCAAATTCCAAAATAATGTCAGCTTCAAGTAACGATCCCAACAACATCTCAACATGTTGCAAAGTTTCTGATCAATCCTTGCGCTCTGAAGTACAAGGATTCTCAACTCTGAATGACAGAAAAAGTCCTAATGTAACTAAGATAGTGAAATTAGGAGAAAACATTCAAGTGAATGCTGTTGCAAAGGAGGCTGTGGACACTTCTAAAACCTGCAAATCTGTAAATTCTGATGTGGATTCTGCAAAGAAGGTGTTTCAAAGGGGCGAAACTTGGCTATCAGAACACCCATCAAAAGGTGGGGAAAAGATGAATTCTTCACCAATTAAAGAGGTTCCTAGTGCCAACTGTTCAGAGGAAATCTCTGTTAGTGGTCTTATTTTGAGATATTTCTGTGACAATGACGAAGTGAATGCTTCCAAAATTTGGCAAAAATTAGGGAGACAGACTGTTTCAGATGTTTATGATTCTAATTGTATCGAAGAAACCAGTTTTGCAATGAAACATGGACAGTACTCGGCTGAGGAAAGAGCCTCGAATGAAATCCCAGCTTGTTCTGTCAATAGCAGTGCATCAGAAACAAAATTTTCTTCTTCTCGGGGCTGTAAAACTGCAATAATTGTCAAGCATGATCCAACTTTTGACGACGATGAGATCTCACATGGTGTTATTGCAAATGTAAAGAAAACCAATAGGTGCTGCATTCGCCAAGCAGAAAATAGTTTGTCGGGAGCAAACAAACATCAAAGGCTGAGTAGACGACGAGTCAATAGAAAACTTGCTCCTTTGACACCTCAGTCTATATCAAAGATTCGTCGATCACCATTCAACAAGCATAGTATAACTTTTAACTGCAACAGATATGAAGTCGGGAAGCACCTTGTCCTAGCAGCAAAGAGGATATCTCCCTCTGTCGGCGCACAAATTTCACCAATGTTTCACTCCATCTCTAGGTGTGGAAATGTTTGTGCACTCAATTCAACTCTGATTCCGAAAAGATGTGTGTTTGAGATAAGTGATTCTGATCATTGA